From one Cupriavidus sp. P-10 genomic stretch:
- a CDS encoding amino acid ABC transporter substrate-binding protein — MSVSVLSSLLTRLSRARRPLAALAFGVIASALMPAAANAQSQTPVLDKIRDSGTIVLGYRESALPFSFADDKGQPAGYAVELCLRAAEAARQKLGLKDLKVRWMPLTPQNRIPAVVNGLVDLDCAPNTNSLERQKQVAFSVSHYVSTVRMLVRADSGIRSLGDLRGKNVVTSAGSTGDRHVRRLKDQYGYHDVYAKDHGESFLLLESGRAQAFVMDDVLLAGLRARAKDPSQYVIVGPSLSIEQNALMLSKADPEWKRLVDQTLATAFTGPDVIALQKRWFQQPIGSRGINLALAPSGEVRAAWKHPSDAVTE, encoded by the coding sequence ATGTCCGTCTCCGTCCTGTCTTCCCTGCTAACCCGCTTGTCCCGCGCCCGTCGCCCGCTGGCGGCGCTCGCCTTCGGCGTCATCGCCTCCGCGCTGATGCCGGCTGCCGCCAATGCCCAGTCGCAAACGCCCGTGCTCGACAAGATCCGCGATTCCGGCACCATCGTGCTGGGCTATCGAGAATCGGCGCTGCCCTTTTCCTTTGCCGACGACAAGGGCCAGCCGGCTGGCTACGCGGTCGAGCTGTGCCTGCGCGCGGCGGAAGCGGCGCGCCAGAAGCTGGGCCTGAAAGACCTGAAAGTGCGCTGGATGCCACTGACGCCGCAGAATCGCATTCCCGCGGTGGTCAACGGGCTGGTCGACCTCGACTGCGCTCCCAACACCAATTCGCTCGAGCGCCAGAAGCAGGTGGCCTTCAGCGTCTCGCACTACGTCTCGACCGTGCGCATGCTGGTCCGCGCCGACTCGGGCATCCGCTCGTTGGGCGACCTGCGCGGCAAGAACGTGGTCACCAGCGCGGGCTCGACCGGCGACCGCCACGTGCGCCGCCTGAAGGACCAGTACGGCTACCACGACGTCTACGCCAAGGATCATGGCGAGTCGTTCCTGCTGCTCGAGTCCGGCCGCGCCCAGGCCTTCGTGATGGATGACGTGCTGCTGGCCGGCCTGCGTGCCCGCGCCAAGGATCCGTCGCAGTACGTGATCGTCGGCCCGTCGCTGTCAATCGAGCAGAACGCGCTGATGCTGTCCAAGGCCGATCCGGAATGGAAACGCCTGGTCGACCAGACGCTCGCCACGGCCTTCACCGGGCCGGACGTGATCGCGCTGCAGAAGCGCTGGTTCCAGCAGCCGATCGGCAGCCGCGGCATCAACCTGGCGCTGGCACCGTCCGGCGAGGTGCGCGCGGCCTGGAAGCATCCGTCGGACGCCGTCACCGAGTAG
- a CDS encoding GTP cyclohydrolase II, with product MSDHIVLTSHARRDKPAEPIHWGAPTAAERGPVIASLANPAQRNVIGTHAGAYAIYRALAVASGSLQRDHRPDLTDTAPAEAIGPHPQWADPEKIVSLDPWGHLVSSVFADRIAAGVDIRPTIAVTRAHINMPELISAMAAGRLKPDGSILYANGDVRVTKAAVDPVWHLPGLAARFGIKESALRRGLFEQTGGMFPELVTRPDLKVFLPPIGGMTLYFFGDVSQLGKTETKVACRVHDECNGSDVFGSDICTCRPYLAHGIEVCIEMAQQGGVGLVVYNRKEGRALGEVTKFLVYNARKRQAGGDRAETYFARTECVAGVQDMRFQELMPDVFHWLGIRRIDRWASMSNMKHGALVAQGIEVVEQVAIPEALIPADARVEIDAKVAAGYFTHYTPPDADELALAKGRGLNE from the coding sequence ATGTCCGACCATATCGTCCTCACCTCGCACGCGCGCCGCGACAAGCCCGCCGAGCCGATTCACTGGGGTGCACCCACCGCCGCCGAACGCGGCCCCGTGATTGCCAGCCTGGCGAACCCCGCGCAACGTAACGTGATCGGCACCCACGCCGGCGCCTATGCCATCTACCGCGCACTGGCGGTTGCCTCCGGCTCGCTGCAGCGCGACCATCGCCCCGACCTGACCGATACGGCACCCGCCGAGGCCATCGGCCCGCACCCGCAGTGGGCCGATCCGGAAAAGATCGTCTCGCTCGATCCCTGGGGCCACCTCGTTTCCTCCGTCTTCGCGGACCGTATCGCGGCGGGCGTGGATATCCGCCCGACCATCGCCGTCACGCGCGCGCATATCAATATGCCCGAGCTGATATCGGCGATGGCTGCCGGCCGGCTGAAGCCGGACGGCAGCATCCTCTACGCCAATGGCGACGTGCGCGTGACCAAGGCGGCGGTCGATCCGGTCTGGCACCTGCCGGGGCTGGCGGCGCGGTTCGGCATCAAGGAAAGCGCGTTGCGGCGCGGCCTGTTCGAGCAGACCGGCGGCATGTTCCCGGAACTGGTCACGCGGCCCGACCTGAAAGTGTTCCTGCCGCCCATCGGCGGCATGACGCTGTACTTCTTCGGGGACGTCAGCCAACTCGGCAAGACCGAGACCAAAGTGGCTTGCCGCGTGCACGATGAATGCAACGGATCCGACGTATTCGGGTCAGACATCTGTACCTGCCGCCCGTACCTGGCACATGGCATCGAGGTGTGCATCGAGATGGCGCAGCAGGGCGGCGTCGGGCTGGTCGTCTACAACCGCAAGGAAGGCCGCGCGCTGGGCGAGGTGACCAAGTTCCTGGTCTATAACGCCCGCAAGCGGCAGGCGGGCGGCGATCGCGCCGAGACTTACTTCGCCCGCACCGAATGCGTGGCAGGCGTGCAGGACATGCGTTTCCAGGAACTGATGCCGGATGTGTTCCACTGGCTGGGCATCCGCCGCATCGACCGTTGGGCGTCGATGAGTAACATGAAGCATGGCGCGCTGGTGGCGCAGGGCATCGAGGTGGTCGAGCAGGTGGCGATTCCCGAAGCCCTGATCCCGGCGGACGCCCGTGTCGAGATCGACGCCAAGGTGGCGGCCGGCTACTTTACGCACTACACGCCGCCGGATGCCGATGAACTCGCCCTGGCAAAGGGCAGGGGGTTGAACGAATGA
- a CDS encoding acyltransferase family protein, which produces MSPRPSRLPCIDALKAVSSQLIVLHHLAFYGPMSDTAYRLAPGLVDWLYDYARIAVQVFLVISGFLAARSLAPHGRLEIREHPLAMLWRRYLKLIVPFAAALLLSIAGAALARQWMIHESIPAPPHLMQFLAHLTLLHNVLDVDALSAGVWYVAIDLQLFGLLLMALWAARTFAPREAQAGAAAGIGVVALLAVASLFWFNRDAAWDIWAVYFFGAYGMGTLAWWASNPGRSAMPLLVLGAVALAALIVDFRLRIAVALATALLLAVARRGGWMERWPRGHVVGFFGRISYSVFLVHFPVCLLVNALVSNLAPGQPVLNALGMATAWALSNVAGALFHRYVESASPLAALRAAWVWLSDARGSASRPTM; this is translated from the coding sequence ATGAGCCCCCGTCCGTCACGCCTGCCCTGCATCGACGCGCTCAAGGCGGTCAGTTCCCAGCTGATCGTGCTGCACCATCTCGCCTTCTACGGCCCGATGTCCGACACGGCCTACCGTCTCGCGCCGGGTCTGGTGGACTGGCTGTATGACTACGCCCGCATCGCGGTCCAGGTGTTCCTGGTGATCAGCGGCTTCCTGGCCGCGCGCAGCCTAGCGCCGCACGGCCGGCTGGAAATCCGCGAGCATCCGCTGGCGATGCTGTGGCGCCGTTACCTCAAGCTGATCGTGCCCTTCGCCGCGGCGCTGCTGCTGAGCATTGCCGGCGCCGCGCTGGCGCGGCAATGGATGATCCATGAATCGATTCCGGCCCCGCCGCACCTGATGCAGTTCCTGGCGCACCTCACGCTGCTGCATAACGTGCTCGATGTCGATGCGCTGTCGGCCGGTGTCTGGTACGTCGCGATCGACCTGCAACTGTTCGGCCTGCTGCTGATGGCGCTGTGGGCGGCTCGCACCTTTGCGCCGCGCGAGGCGCAGGCGGGCGCCGCGGCCGGCATCGGCGTGGTTGCGCTGCTGGCGGTCGCGTCGCTGTTCTGGTTCAACCGTGATGCCGCCTGGGATATCTGGGCGGTGTACTTCTTTGGCGCCTATGGCATGGGCACGCTGGCGTGGTGGGCCTCGAACCCGGGCCGTTCGGCCATGCCGCTGCTGGTGCTCGGCGCGGTGGCGCTGGCGGCGCTGATCGTCGATTTCCGGCTGCGAATCGCCGTGGCGCTGGCTACCGCGCTGCTGCTGGCGGTCGCACGCCGCGGTGGCTGGATGGAGCGCTGGCCGCGCGGCCATGTGGTCGGATTCTTCGGCCGCATTTCCTATTCGGTCTTCCTGGTGCATTTCCCGGTGTGCCTGCTGGTGAATGCGCTGGTGTCGAACCTTGCGCCGGGGCAGCCGGTGCTGAACGCGCTGGGCATGGCGACGGCGTGGGCGCTGAGCAACGTTGCCGGCGCGCTCTTTCATCGCTACGTGGAAAGCGCAAGCCCGCTGGCAGCGCTGCGCGCGGCGTGGGTCTGGCTGTCGGACGCACGCGGCTCGGCGAGCCGTCCTACTATGTAA
- a CDS encoding amino acid ABC transporter permease, producing the protein MNKFVATAIALCLGAASLAVHAQATGKKQFDTYSQGAKSGEKFDPYSQGAKAGDKFDPYSQGANKSTRSDLNPAAPAAEPKPAKKSSKQKAKKKTPAPAAS; encoded by the coding sequence ATGAACAAGTTTGTCGCCACCGCGATCGCGCTCTGCCTTGGTGCAGCCTCGCTGGCCGTTCACGCGCAGGCAACCGGCAAGAAGCAGTTCGATACGTATTCCCAGGGTGCCAAGTCGGGCGAGAAGTTCGACCCGTACTCGCAGGGTGCCAAGGCCGGCGACAAGTTCGACCCGTACAGCCAGGGCGCGAACAAGAGCACGCGCAGCGACCTGAACCCCGCCGCGCCGGCCGCGGAGCCCAAGCCGGCCAAGAAGTCCTCCAAGCAGAAGGCCAAGAAGAAGACCCCGGCGCCGGCTGCCAGCTGA
- a CDS encoding URC4/urg3 family protein: MTMYPEEDRGGMDRRGAGEEMRPGGGWLSPVPEGHPASALLCAEAVRTHCAAVTEHVASGASELFTWHPDRVHAIADYVASTIRQRYPDLQVPYHSRWRHFESGCVDQRVDRWHVLCERAAMSGPEHREERARIGIDLVIPSVLLDAGAGPDWRYRDPASDLVLTRSEGLGVASFDLFARGGFSAAPGDPLRADAERLQRIDADSIAHAFQVAQHNPLVGLEGRAGLLRRLGEVMEATPALFGRPARLGNLYDYLKAHAVNERLDASFLLRTLLVGLGPVWPGRIVVEGVSLGDCWHHPAAPGGLVPFHKLTQWLTYSLLEPLEDAGLTVTGLDALTGLPEYRNGGLLFDFELMVPRDASFVAQAHAVDEPVIVEWRALTVTGLDLVADGVRQALGLAEADFPLARVLEGGTWSAGRRIAAKRRPGGAPPFSIISDGTVF, from the coding sequence ATGACAATGTATCCCGAAGAGGATCGTGGCGGCATGGACCGTCGGGGAGCAGGCGAGGAAATGCGTCCGGGCGGGGGCTGGCTCAGCCCTGTGCCGGAAGGGCACCCCGCTTCCGCGCTGCTGTGCGCTGAAGCCGTGCGCACGCATTGCGCGGCGGTCACCGAGCACGTGGCCAGCGGCGCGTCCGAGTTGTTTACCTGGCACCCCGATCGCGTCCATGCGATCGCCGATTACGTGGCCAGCACCATCCGGCAGCGCTATCCGGACCTGCAGGTGCCTTACCACAGCCGCTGGCGCCACTTCGAGAGCGGCTGCGTCGACCAGCGCGTCGACCGCTGGCATGTGTTGTGCGAGCGCGCCGCCATGAGCGGGCCAGAGCACCGCGAAGAGCGTGCGCGCATCGGCATCGACCTGGTGATCCCGAGCGTACTGCTCGACGCCGGCGCGGGACCCGACTGGCGCTACCGCGACCCGGCCAGCGACCTGGTGCTGACCCGCTCCGAAGGGCTGGGCGTGGCCAGCTTCGACCTGTTCGCACGTGGCGGCTTCTCCGCGGCGCCCGGCGACCCGCTGCGCGCCGATGCCGAGCGGCTGCAGCGCATCGACGCCGACAGCATTGCGCACGCCTTCCAGGTGGCCCAGCACAACCCGCTGGTCGGGCTGGAAGGCCGCGCCGGGTTGCTGCGCCGGCTGGGCGAGGTGATGGAGGCTACGCCGGCCCTGTTCGGGCGGCCCGCGCGGCTGGGCAACCTGTATGACTACCTGAAGGCGCACGCGGTCAACGAGCGGCTCGACGCCAGCTTCCTGCTGCGCACGCTGCTGGTGGGGCTGGGGCCGGTCTGGCCGGGACGCATCGTGGTCGAGGGGGTGTCGCTGGGCGATTGCTGGCACCATCCGGCCGCGCCCGGCGGGCTGGTGCCGTTCCACAAGCTCACGCAGTGGCTGACCTATTCGCTGCTGGAACCACTGGAAGACGCGGGCCTGACGGTCACCGGGCTGGATGCGCTGACCGGGCTGCCTGAATACCGCAATGGCGGCCTGCTGTTCGACTTCGAACTGATGGTGCCGCGCGATGCGTCCTTTGTCGCCCAGGCGCATGCGGTGGACGAGCCCGTGATCGTCGAATGGCGCGCGCTGACCGTGACGGGCCTGGATCTGGTGGCCGATGGCGTGCGCCAGGCCCTGGGGCTGGCGGAAGCCGACTTCCCACTGGCGCGCGTGCTGGAGGGCGGCACCTGGTCCGCCGGGCGGCGCATTGCCGCCAAGCGGCGCCCGGGCGGCGCGCCGCCGTTCAGCATCATCAGCGACGGCACTGTGTTCTGA